Below is a genomic region from Antricoccus suffuscus.
CCTGCCATCGTCGGCCGCCGCGTCGCGCCAATCGCAGCAGGTCCCAGTTGGCAGCAATGGCAGCGGTAGCGCCGGCCAGTCGTCGAGCCGGCCTGCCACGGGCGGTGACTCGGGGCGGCCGCAGCGTCCGGTCTACCAGCAGGAGCGGCCAGCGTCGCGTCCTCAGGAACGGCCGCAAGCACCAGGTCAGGGCCAGCGTGGCGGCATGGCCATGCCGACCCCTGCTCGCAGGCCGTTGCCGGTCGACGAGATGGATGACGACCTGGACATCCCGGACTTCATGAAGGACTAGGTTTTTGAAGGACCAGGTTTTGAAGGACCAGGGTTTTGAGTAATCCCAGGAAGCACCCGCCTCGTATTCGGCGGGTGCTTTCCACACGTCGGGGCGGTTTCAGCGCGCCGCCGTACGACTCGTTCAACTTTGGTCTACATGTTGGCGACGATCCAGAGTCGGTGGCGCGCAACCGATCTCGGCTCGCGGCCGAGATCGGGGTCGAGCAGGCGGACCTGGTGTGGATGGAGCAGGTGCACGGCCGGTCCGTGCAGGTCGTCACCGAGCGGGTCGACGGCCCCGTCGAGGTCACCGATGCGCTCGTGACGGCGACTCCGGGCCTGGCTCTGGTCGTACAGGTTGCCGACTGCGTACCGCTGCTGCTGTGGGACGAGCAGGCGAGGGTGATCGGTGCCGTGCACTGTGGCCGGCAGGGCCTGCGGCTCGGCGTCGCGGGGCGGGCGGTCGACGCGATGGTCGGCCTCGGCTCCTCGATCGGGTCGATCAACGCGTTACTCGGTCCCGCCATTTGCGGACGGGACTATGAGGTACCGCAGCCCATGCAGGCCGATGTAGAGCAACACGCACCCGGTTCTGCCGCGCGCACCAAGCAGGGAACCGCGGCGCTCGACATCCGCGCCGGGTTGGCCGGACAGCTCAAGTCACTCGGCATACAGAGCATCGAGATAGACCCGCGATGCACCGTAGAGGACCCGGATCTATTCAGTCACCGAGGCGATAAGGGACGCACCGGCCGGCAAGTGGCCGTGGTGTGGATCGAGGGATCATGAGCGATACCGGACATATAGCGGGAAACATCGCGCACGTTCGTGCGCAAATTGCGGAAGCTTGCATGCGGGCGGGTCGTCCGCCGGAGGACGTCACCCTCGTTGCGGTAACCAAAAACTTTCCCGCGTCGTACGTCACCGCGGCCGTCGCGTCTGGCCTGACGAATGTCGGCGAGAGCAAAGCCCAGGAGCTGGCGGCTAAACGAATCGAGCTACCAGAACTGGACGTGCGCTGGCACTTCATCGGACGACTGCAGCGCAACAAGGTGCGCTCGGTGCTGGAGCACGCCGACGTCGTCCAGTCAGTCGACCGCGTCGCCTTGGCGCGAGCAATCGCGAAAGCGGCGAGGGAGTCGGACCGTTTCAATCCATCGCGCCGGTTGCAGATCATGTTGCAGGTTGATCTCGATCCGAGCCCGCCCAATGTGGACAAGGACAGCACCTCCGCGCGTGGGGGCGTCCATCCAGATCAGCTGCTCGAGCTGGCAGCCGAGGTCGCGGCCTGCGACGTTCTTGAGCTCACCGGCGTGATGTCGATCGCTCCGCTCGGTTATGACCCGGCAGATTGTTTCCGGCGATTGGCGCGGCTTCGCGAGCAACTGCGTGAGGTGTATCCCACGGCGACCGAGATTTCGGCCGGCATGTCCGGTGATTTTGCGGTGGCCATTGAAAACCAGGCCACATTGGTGCGTGTCGGAACCGCGTTGTTCGGCTCGCGCGAACTACCGTTTTAGAAGCAGATCTTTTAGCGTCCAGTTGACGCCGCACCGAGGAGGAAACGACCTATGGCCGGAGCCATGCGCAAGATGGGGATCTACCTCGGCTTGGTCGAAGATGATCATCGCGCATCCGACGACGGGTACGAGACATACGGCGCGACCGCTCGGGCGCGCAGTTACACCGATGATCGTCGCCGCGACGACTACGACGACGCGGAGTTCGCCGAGGCCGAGTACGACGATGAGCCGGCGCCCACGCCGGTGACGACCATGCCCCGACGTACCGAACTCGCGCCCAGCCGTTCGTCGGCTGCATCGGCACGCTGGTCCGAGACGCCCGCCGCATCGACCGGGCGCTCGTCGTACCGCATCACGACGCTGCACCCACGCACCTACAACGAAGCGCGCACTATCGGTGAGCACTTCCGAGATGGTGTACCGGTGATCATCAACCTCTCCGAAATGGATGACTCGGACGCTAAGCGACTCGTCGACTTCGCCGCGGGTCTCACCTTCGGCCTGCATGGCAGCATCGAGCGCGTGACCAACAAGGTCTTCCTGCTCTCGCCGCAGAAGGTGCAAGTAACCGCCGAGGACAAAGCGCGTATCGCCGAGGGTGGCTTCTTCAACCAGAGCTAGGTTCGCTCGGCTCGTTGTAACGGGTGGTTCGTCGCTCCACTGCGTCACGTTGTCCTAAACCCGCGCGATACGTTGCTGCGTATGGGTTTATTTGGCGTTAAGGGACACGCCGTCTCGATTGACACGCCCGCGAAGTGGGGTCTATACCGGTGTGCAATCCAGCACGACTATCCGGTCGTGCGGCGGCCCGGACCCCGGGAGTTTCCGATGGTGAGCGCAGAGACCGCAAGTGCACCGCAACACGAAGTAGCCGTCATCAACGCAAGGCTGGATCGACTTCCGTCGTTCGGGCTGAGCCGCGTGTTATTTGTAGTCGTCGGAGCGGCGTACTTCTTTACGTTCTACGACATCACCGCAATTGGCGTCACGCTGCCGATTCTTGGAGAGCAGTTCAAGATCAGCGGCGCTGACCTGGCGCTGCCCGTGACAACGAACTTGTTCGCATACGTCGTCGGTGCGTACGCCCTATCGAGTCTGGCTGACTATATCGGTCGGCGGAAAGCATTTGCTATCTCGGTGGGGCTGCTGTTCTTCGGTGGAATTCTGACAGCGTTCTCCTGGAACTTGGCTAGTCTTGCCATCTTCCGGGCGATCACCGGTCTCGGTATGGGCGCGGAGATCTCGCTGGCGGCGACGATGATGACCGAGCTGTCACCACCGAAGGTGCGTGGCCGTGGCATTGCCCTGAACGTGTTCTGGGGTGGTGTCGGGCTGGCTGCCGCGCCTTGGATCGGACTCGGCCTGGTGACGTGGCTCCCGACGAACATTGGTTGGCGCCTCGTGTTTGCCATCGGCGCGCTGTCGATCATCCTGCTCGGATTCCTCAATGATAAATGGATTCCTGAGTCTCCCCGATGGCTGGTGCTGCACGGCCACGCGGATCGTGCGCACGCGATCTTAAACCGTATGGAAGAGAATGTCCGCCAGAAAGGTCAGCATCTGCCTGAGCCGGACGTCGTACACTCCGAAGCCGAATTGAAGACCTTCCCAACCGCCGAGTTGCTTCGTCCGCCGTACCTGAAGCGGGTAATCGTCGTCTTCTTCTACTGGTTCTTCATCTATATG
It encodes:
- the pgeF gene encoding peptidoglycan editing factor PgeF; protein product: MLSTRRGGFSAPPYDSFNFGLHVGDDPESVARNRSRLAAEIGVEQADLVWMEQVHGRSVQVVTERVDGPVEVTDALVTATPGLALVVQVADCVPLLLWDEQARVIGAVHCGRQGLRLGVAGRAVDAMVGLGSSIGSINALLGPAICGRDYEVPQPMQADVEQHAPGSAARTKQGTAALDIRAGLAGQLKSLGIQSIEIDPRCTVEDPDLFSHRGDKGRTGRQVAVVWIEGS
- a CDS encoding cell division protein SepF; the encoded protein is MAGAMRKMGIYLGLVEDDHRASDDGYETYGATARARSYTDDRRRDDYDDAEFAEAEYDDEPAPTPVTTMPRRTELAPSRSSAASARWSETPAASTGRSSYRITTLHPRTYNEARTIGEHFRDGVPVIINLSEMDDSDAKRLVDFAAGLTFGLHGSIERVTNKVFLLSPQKVQVTAEDKARIAEGGFFNQS
- a CDS encoding YggS family pyridoxal phosphate-dependent enzyme, with protein sequence MSDTGHIAGNIAHVRAQIAEACMRAGRPPEDVTLVAVTKNFPASYVTAAVASGLTNVGESKAQELAAKRIELPELDVRWHFIGRLQRNKVRSVLEHADVVQSVDRVALARAIAKAARESDRFNPSRRLQIMLQVDLDPSPPNVDKDSTSARGGVHPDQLLELAAEVAACDVLELTGVMSIAPLGYDPADCFRRLARLREQLREVYPTATEISAGMSGDFAVAIENQATLVRVGTALFGSRELPF
- a CDS encoding MFS transporter — encoded protein: MVSAETASAPQHEVAVINARLDRLPSFGLSRVLFVVVGAAYFFTFYDITAIGVTLPILGEQFKISGADLALPVTTNLFAYVVGAYALSSLADYIGRRKAFAISVGLLFFGGILTAFSWNLASLAIFRAITGLGMGAEISLAATMMTELSPPKVRGRGIALNVFWGGVGLAAAPWIGLGLVTWLPTNIGWRLVFAIGALSIILLGFLNDKWIPESPRWLVLHGHADRAHAILNRMEENVRQKGQHLPEPDVVHSEAELKTFPTAELLRPPYLKRVIVVFFYWFFIYMAAYAYLAYLQTLLTAMGVKDSLLLSAIGDIGFVFGGLFSLMVIEKFNRKYSVACAGLIGMIGVGTIALSHSTPVLIIGLFLAGLWIMAPALGYAYTSEVFPTRARATGMSIGDGLGHLGGAVQPYIVVAALAAFGARGTFGLIVAMIAIASAIILIGGIKTAGDHLTDLAN